The following nucleotide sequence is from Acyrthosiphon pisum isolate AL4f chromosome A2, pea_aphid_22Mar2018_4r6ur, whole genome shotgun sequence.
aattaataagttatagttaatttgtattacttgttagttgttacgtcatagttcataattattcatacatCATACTGTTCTGCAATCTGTCATTCTACAAATCCCACACATAGGTATTACATGTGTTTTGACCAATTTAAAACGTAGGTTAGGCTATATGTACCTAGTACCCACCAAACAAATTCAACGTTACAAcccaaatcatttttatttaagtaatttagtgggtttaaactaataacaatattaccgtCTACGACAATTTGTAAGggagtttgtttatttatatgtactcACATCGCTCAGACATCTACCTCATATAGTACTGCAGACCAATACGTTGTATAATAAGTACTTCGTGGAGGAAttccaaacttttttttcttatattttgatttaagaaAATAGTTCTGTGATctaaatttatttaggtacaatggtaagttattaaaaattttatttgttaaatttaatctaGTGAATTGGCTTAAGTTGGCGTAATAGAATTAATTAActgtatcttataataataatctgttgtatacctataaattaatatttgtgcaTTTATTTAGGGTCCATTGAGATCCTTGGTTTACATTTCTTCTGGAGGATTTTTTTTATGGGCAGGAACAAATGTTATTAcactaaatgaaaaattttataagaaatatgttATTCCTGCATTCTTTGCTTGTGATCCAGAAACAGCTCATGACCTTTTAACATTTTCTGGAAAATATGGTCTTATaccaaaatcattttataaagaTCCACCGTTATtggtaagtttatttttttaacatctaTTATTCACCTTATTTCAACAAAGTATCATTGATTAggtataaatactagtatttttaatcaatggtaGTATGAAATccgtaatgtttaatttttttttagaaaaccaaGTTATGGGATTTGAATTTCACCAACCCAATAGGCCTTGCAGCTGGGTTGGATAAACAAGGTGAATTAACAaaagcattaaaaaatgtagggTTTGGTTTTGTAGAGGTTGGTTCAATAACACCTTTACCTCAACCAGGCAATGAAAAACCAAGAGTGTTTAGACTTATAGATAGTCAAgctattattaataggtaaaaattgcacttaattttagtaataactattaatttaacgttacacattttataatttgttagatATGGATTCAATAGCGATGGTCATAGTGTTGTATTTGAAAGGCTTAATAAACTTAAGCAAAACCAAAACTTTGATGGTATTGTTGGTGTCAATTTGGGAAAAAATAAAGAGTCTGAAGATGCAGCTGCTGACTATGTGAAAGGTATTGAAAAGTTTGCTCCAGTTGctgattattttgttataaatatatccaggtaaaataattgattattttacatTCAAACCTCAACTCagattctatataaattatccttaaaaaaatgtcaaaaaaattgtttagtccTAATACTCCGGGTCTAagaaatttgcaaaaaaaaaaggatcTCATGAGTCTACTTTCAAGCGTTATAGAAGCGAGGAATCAAGTGTGTGGAGAACGCaaaattccattattattaaaaatagctcCTGATCTTACTGATCAAGATAAAAAAGATATTGCTGatgtaattaatgataaaaaggtaaaataatattttaatttaataaagattaagttaaaacttctaaaaaaaGGGCTTTTTTGATTTTAGTGTAAAGTTGATGGATTAATAATCTCAAATACAACTGTTAAACGAATTGGTGTTTATGACAATCCCAATGCACTAGAACCTGGTGGTCTCAGTGGGAAACCTTTACAAGAAGAATCTACAAAACTCATTTtggaattttataaattgacaaaaggtgaattataataatagtacctataataggttagtgaaattaattttatttaataaatttaattttattatttaggtaaaattCCTATTATTGGAGTTGGCGGAGTATTTAATGGTCAAGATGCATATGCCAAAATTAAAGCAGGCGCCTcacttatacaaatttatacatCTTTTATATATAATGGCCCATCggttatagttaatataaaaaaggaaCTTGAAAGTCTtcttaggtaataaatattaaaattaatttacttttttattttttattattagttttcagaacataactattatagctcaacaaacaaaaatatataaataagaatattgtatggaataaaactatcaaaaaatatattatataataaatccaGCATCCAAAATTAAAGAGATTAtctttttataatgttattaaagatGGAGTAGAGATTAAAAAGAAtgttactaatttaaattaaagtttttcaaCTAACTCAATTCTTAATctgattcaattttatatttttatttaacatcattatattatgtcagtTTCCAAATTTTGAACACatgctaaattaatttatatagtaagcaatattatgtacaattgaaTCATGATAACttgagttttaaatattattctaaatttattaaacaaataatacatttgtaaaagaaaaaaggCTTGATAACTCGCATTTTTTTTCACAGAATTTTAGTTGTTTAGCTATAAAATGACTGTGTTGGTAAAAAcctaaaagtatttttacttatctTGTACTATTGactaattaaaaaccaaatatttcctaaaaattaattaatttacctttttattttgttttaatgcaGGGCtcgcatttgaaaaaaaaattggttttatgttgtttacaattaaaacgttacacactATTtgcgtttatcattatttagaattaaaatgttatacaagttttacattttccttttttagaatagtgttaaaatacctattaaatttaaaaataataactaatacggtaggtaatggcccggatatagaataatatagtataataaatttttagattgtttgccaagacaaaaataaatatttctacgaaaccaatatacattttaaacaatttctttttgcgttatttttcgtttaatgatattctataacttacgttttgcgttatgttttgttaaattatatattttagattctgagcggagtgaggaagctagtggttttacaatggtgtttattttttttttattttttttttaattttttttttttatattctgtatacaaaatttctaccagaaggaattCTTCGATTTCCACacatagtatcttatcttttagaaaattggaccaagatggtactttagagaggtcatttctcgattttctcaatagttatttaatgccacgggaaaaaccaccggaaaattacaaaacaacgctaaaaatgggattttaatttgtaacgctttgtttatcaccatagaaacgaataaaaaattatcataatttaatattaattcaacttacatgataaaataaataataacaaaatataaaatatacagactgacaaaccgtctccgctcagaatcgtttttttcttatacaatgatattatatcattgaattcaaatctaatacaaccattatacaattacccacttgtaatctactgtacagcagagcgacatccacttacctgcttttgttaatttttatgttttgtcttgcagtatttaattatttttcattatagatacatttacaaaattctttttttgtcaaatacctataatgttattataatatttgtaagctATGTTGTAGTGTTATaataacacttttattttacagttataaccatattttgtgttaaattttatttatttgcatttttgattttagggAAGATAAATACAACTCAATATCTGATGCAATTGGTGCAGATGCCAAActgtaaagtataataatttatttaaaattttggaaattaagaatataatttttttaatcacttacatatttgattattattatattatatacattaaaaaaaatttttatacagGCATTGATGgttatagtcaataatattgtatgatttttaatttcattgtttctttttttcattgaaaggTTCAGGACCCAGAGTTTGGCTAATAAGTAGCTAATTTTGAATTCcaattcatattaattgttaCATTGAATTGTTTGCAATCGCTAAATTGTGTTTGATAATTTGAGAGGAACTTTTAGAGGGTTACTCTTTGACATCAGAAAATCATATTAAGTCTGTTTGTtctatagttaggtaggtactcagtCACAATGCTGTAACTCAGGGGTGGCAAACGTTTTTCTGATCACGTGCCAAAATTTGTTCTAATAAGTAGAGAAGAATGAAagataaatgcatatttttattatatagaataagatatttaaaaattgacaacaaatattcacaatttaaatcattcttattaaaatgacaccaattttattttacatatttttgtacatacctattttagattctgagcggagcggggaagctagtgg
It contains:
- the LOC100162407 gene encoding dihydroorotate dehydrogenase (quinone), mitochondrial, producing the protein MGPLRSLVYISSGGFFLWAGTNVITLNEKFYKKYVIPAFFACDPETAHDLLTFSGKYGLIPKSFYKDPPLLKTKLWDLNFTNPIGLAAGLDKQGELTKALKNVGFGFVEVGSITPLPQPGNEKPRVFRLIDSQAIINRYGFNSDGHSVVFERLNKLKQNQNFDGIVGVNLGKNKESEDAAADYVKGIEKFAPVADYFVINISSPNTPGLRNLQKKKDLMSLLSSVIEARNQVCGERKIPLLLKIAPDLTDQDKKDIADVINDKKCKVDGLIISNTTVKRIGVYDNPNALEPGGLSGKPLQEESTKLILEFYKLTKGKIPIIGVGGVFNGQDAYAKIKAGASLIQIYTSFIYNGPSVIVNIKKELESLLREDKYNSISDAIGADAKL